From Nocardia sp. NBC_00416:
CTGTCGGACTACCGGACGCGCGGTATCGAGATATTCGAACTGACCGGGCATCCGCACATCGAGGAATTGCACCGGGCCGGAGAGCACCTGCTGCATCTCGTCGACCCGGCCGGCCGCACCCTCGTCGGACAGGAGAACCAGGCGTGAGCACGGACTTCTACTGGCGCATCGGTATGGAGGGCGACCATGCGTCGCTACGCACCCCCCGTCGCTACAACCGCGGGCACGCCGGCGGCCACGGGCCGGGCAATATCGCCCCTGCGATTCGCGGCGGCAGGTTGGACGGATACAGCTACATCGACCATATGGCCGCGGTGGTGAAGGCGTCGGAGTCCGCGGGATTCGTCGGTGGGCTCCTGCCCTCCTTCCCGGTCACCGAGGATCCGTGGGCCACCGCGTCCGCGCTGGCCCGGGAGAGCGACACCTACCGCTTCATGGTGGCGTTCCAGCCCGGGTTCCTGCACCCGCTGCAGGCTGCCCGGATGTCGGCGAGCCTGCAGCGTGCCACCGGGGGACGCCTGGTCTACAACATCATCAGTGGCGGCGGTGGCGCACCGCAGTTGTGGTGGGGCGACAAGGTGGCCCACGACGACCGCTATGCGCGCACCTCGGAGTTCCTCGATGTGCTGCGTGGAGTATGGGACGGCAGGCCGTTCGACTACGACGGGCGGTTCTTCAAGGCCGAGGGTGCGGCACTGCCGCCGTTGCTCACGGGCCAGCCCTTCCCGGAGGTGTACTTCTCCGGCTCGTCCGGTGCCGCCGTGGACGCCGCGGGCAGGCACTCCGACTACTACTTGTCCTGGCTCGAACCGTTCGACGACCTGCGGGCGAAGTTCGACGGGGTCCGGGCGCGTTCCGAGAAGTCGGGCCGCACACCGAAGTTCGCGGTCCGGATCGACATCGTCGCCAGGCACACCGAAGAGGCCGCGTGGGCGGAGCTCGAGAAGGGCTGGGCGTCCGTCGACCGTGCGGCGGCCGACCGGGCCGCCCAGGGCGACTCCGTCGGCGCCGCCCGGATCAAAGGCTGGGTGCCGGAGCACATCACCGGTTACCGCGACCTCGAAGTTCAACCCAACGTGTGGTGCGGATTCAGCCTCATCCGCGGCGGGCCGGCGTTCGGGCTCGTGGGCAGCTACGAACAGATCGCCGAACGCCTCGACCAACTGATCGACCTCGGCGTGGACGCCTTCATCCTCGCCGGCAACCCCCACCTCGAAGAGGCCTACCGCGTGGGCGAAGAAGTGCTGCCGCTCCTCCGGCGCACCACGCCCACCCGGGTTCGCACCCGTTCCACCCGATAGGAGAATCATGACCAGCACCGAAGCCCGCGTCACCCCCACGGTCGAGGCCTTCGTCGACGACGCGCGCCGCGCCGCCGACACCGCTTTCCGTGTGTTCCGGGAAACCGGGACCGTTTCTGCCAACGGCACCGTGAACTTCGTCGAGCGAGTGCCCGGCGAAGAGCTGGCCGTCGCGCTCAACGAGCCCGGCCCGTGGGCGCAGGACCGGAGCGCGAAGCCGATCCTCGCGACCTTCGACGGAGAAGTACTGGCCGGTGACGGTCCGGCCGGATTCGTCACCGGTTATGCCAAGGTGTTCCGCAAGCACCCCGAGATCACCTCGATCGTGCACGTGCACACGCCGTGGCTGGGCGGATGGGCACAGACCCACCGGACACTGCGCATCAAGTACGCGGCCTCGCAGCGGCTGACCCTTTCCCGCGACATCCCCGCCCATATCGACCGCAGCCGGGCGCCCGGCGATTTCATCCTCGACCGCCTCGTCGACGACCCGGACCTCGTCGCGATCTTCGAGGCCAACGGCGGCGTCAACGTCATCGGCCGGTCGGGTCTGCTCGATCTCGCCAAATTCGTGGTCCTGCTCGAAGAGGGCGCCCAGTACCAGGCGCTCGGTGAACTCGTCGGCGGCTCTGTCGACTTCGACCCCACGAACCTGGTGGCGCAGTGGGGTCGGAGCGGATTGCTCGACGAGGCTCGCCGCCGCGGTCTCGTCTGATATACAGCAGAAGAGGAGCTTTTCCATGACCGTCCGTATCGGCTACTTCCCGAACAACAACTCCTTGTTCGTGCTGCGCCACAACGGCCTGCTCGAACGCCACCTCAGTGACGTCGAGTGGGTGGACCTGCGCGAGCTACCCGCTCCGCCTCGGGCCGATCCCCGGACCGGGCTGCCGACACTGCACTCGGACTGGTTGTTCGAGGAAGGCGGGTACGACTTCATCGGCACCGGGTTCACCCCGCCGATCACCGGCCTGGGGCAGAGACGTGACCTGGTGTACGTCGGGATCTCCGGTCCTCGCGTCGAGAACGGGCGGTTGGTGAGCCTCGCGGACTCCGGTATCCGGACCGTCGCCGACCTGCGCGGCAAGCGGGTCGGGATCGCGCACGGGTCGTGGCAGACCACGCTGGCCCTGCTCGCGCTCGACCGGGTGGGGCAGCGCTGGTCCGATATCGTGCCGGTCGATATCGACGTGAACGACGGCGGTGCCGCGCTGGTGCGCGGCGATATCGACGCGTGGGTCGGTGCGTACCCGGGGTTGGCCGAGGTCGAGGCTACCGCGCAGGTACACACGCTCGTCGACACCGACGGGCTCTTCAGCCACCCGTCGTTGTGGTTCGTCCGGCGCGACTTCGCCGAGAATCACCGCCCGGAGCTCGAAGCGATCGTCACGGCCCTGCAGGAATCGGATGCGTGGATCGTCGCCGACCCGCGTGCGGCAGCACGTTTCTTCGTCGCCGACGCCGAACGCCGCGGCGGCACCGCTGATCTCGATCGCTGGGAGGCGGCATTGCGTGGCCGGCCCTTCGGGATCGGCTCGGTCACCGAGGAATTTCTCGAGGAACAGCAGCGGTCCGCAGATCTGCTGCACACCAACGGTCTGCTGCCGCGAACAGTCGATGTCCGCGCCGCGGTTCTGCCGTGGATCGGCGAAGTCGTCGACGCACGTAGTTCGGTCTGAGCGAGTTGCCGCTATCCCGACCGCTGCCGATCAGCAGGCAGCAGGCCGCGCTCGGCGACTTCGGCGCGCACGGCGGGAATCACCTCGCGCGCCAGCAGCTCCTGCTGTTCGACCGTTGCCGGGCCGAGGAGCAGGAACGTGAAACCCGCCTCCACCACCGCCACCAACTGCTCGACCACGGTCGCCACCCCGCCCGTGATCAGTCCCGGCCGGGAGACCTGCCCCGGGTCCACATGGGTGACGATGTTGCACGCGCAGGTAATGGAGTCCGGGTCCCGCCCGGCCGCCTCGGCGGCGTTTCGTACCACCTCGCGCATGGTTTCGGCCTGCGCGAGGTCGATACGGCCGAACGAGGGCAGCCAGCCATCGGCGATCTGCCCGGTGAGCTCCAGCGCGCGGGGGCCGTACGAACCGAGCCAGATCGGGATGGGACGCTCGGGTAGCGGATCGATCCGCGCCTCCTCGACCGAGAACTCCGTGCCCTGGAACGAGAACGGCGAGCGGGACCACAGCCCACGCAGGATTGCGATCGCCTCGCGCTGGGCGGTGATCTTCGCCCCGGGACGGCGTACCGACAGCCCGAACGCGTGGAACTCGTGGTCGTACCCGCCCGCGCCCAGGCCCAGTACGAATCGCCCGTCGGACACCCGGTCGAGCGTTTCGGCCATCTTCGCCAGAACGGGCGGATCCCGGTACGGCAGGCCGAGCACATTCGTGCCCAGCTCGATCGACTGGGTCTGCCCGGCCAGCCAGCTCAGGACCGTCCACGGCTCGTCCGTGGGCCGCTCGCTGTGCAGGTGGTCGCTCAGGGTGAACAGGTCGAACCCGAGCTCGTCGGCGCTCTGTGCTAGATCCCGCAGCTGGTTCACGCTCACGTCACGCACCACGCCGCCGGCCCCGAAACCCAGCCGCTTGCCCCAGATCTTGCTCATGTTCCCTCTCCAGTTGCTATGGGCCGGGACGGATCCGCCGACCAGGCGGACCACGACCCGGGATACAACGCCGCCGAGGTGACGCCGAAAAGTTCCAGTGCCAGCAGGTCGTGGCAGGCCGTCACGCCGCTGCCGCAGTAGACGATCACGTCCAGGCCCCCGGTCACCCCGCGAGCGGCGTACCGCGCGCGCAGGTCCGGCGCGAACCGTCCGCTCTCGTCCAGGTTCTCCGCCCATGGTGCATTGACCGCACCCGGAATGTGACCGGACGCGCGGTCGGTCGGCAGAACGCTCTCCCCGGAATAGCGCTGCGGTGCCCGGGCGTCGAGGACGACCGCCTTGCCGGTGGCTGCGGCCACGGCGACCTCATCGGCCGTCCGGAACACATCGGGCCAGGGAACCACCCGCCTGTGCACCGGTGTGCGTGTCACCGGGTCGGTCTCCAGCGGGTGCGGCCATCCGGCGAGACCACCGTCGAGCAGTGCCGCGTCCTGGCCCAGGCGCCGTAGCAGCCATACCAGGCGGGCCGCGTAAGCACCACAGTTGTCGTCGTAGGCGATGACTGTGTCGGTCTCCGCGATGCCGAGTTCGCCGAGCGCGGCGGCGAACTCGGCAGGCGCGAGCAGTGGATGCCGGCCTCCCTCGAAGGTCGACGGGGCGGACAGGTCGGTGTCGACGTCGACCCAGATCGCGCCGGGCAGGTGCCCGGCGCGATAGGCGTCGTACCCGCTGCGGCCGTCGAGATACCAGCGGACGTCGGCGAATACCAGCCCGTCCCGGTGCTCGCGGACCCATTCGAGATCGACCACCGGCGGTATGGTCAGGCCCATAGTTCACTCCTTCCGGTGGATGTGGTCGGGTTCGACCCGTAGCAGCACGCGCTCGCCCTCCGCGGCCCGGATCTCCGGCTTGCCCGTCCATTTCGTGAACGTGGTACGCGCCAGCGCCAGCGCGGCCGCACCTTCTTCGATGCCGACCACCCGGCCGCGCACCTCGATGTAGCGGCGCCGGTTCGCCTGGTCGAGCAGCAGGATGTTCACCCGCGGATCGACGACGACATTGCGGTACTTCTGCCGGGAGGTGTTGGTGCCGATCAGGACGTGGTGGTCGTCGGCGTGCGGCCACACGACGCTGGTCTGCGGCGTGCCGCCCGGCATCAGGGTGGTGAAGATACCCAGGCTGCGTGCCGCGGCGAGCTCCCGGACATCATCGTCGAGCATCCGTGACCACCCTGCTTTCGCGGACGTGCGGCAGCACCTCCGACGCGATCAACTCGCTCGCGGCCTGGACCGCGGCCCACGGGATCCCGCCGATATCGATGGCCAGCAGATGCAGGTCGTGACCCCAGAGTTCCTGCAGCCGACCCAGCTTGTCCACGATCTCGGCGGGGCTCCCGCACAGCGCGGGACCGTTCTCGCCGATGTAGTCGTCGAAGTCCAGCGGCCCGGTGTGCCGCGCGCTGAGATAGCTCTCGATATAGTCCGCCCACTGCGACCGGGCTTCCTGCGATGTCGGGGCGGCGAACACATGGCTGGCGGCGCCGAGGCGTGGTGAGGGGCTCGCGTGCCGCTCGCCCCACTGGGTCCGGTAGGACTCGAACGCGGGCACGAAACTCGCCGGCTCGCGGGCAGTCGTGCCGAACACCATGGGCAGCCCGTGTTCCACCGCGAGCGCGACGGACTCCAGGTTGGCGCCACCGCTGATCCACAACGGCGGGGCGTTCTGCAGCAGTCGCGGCTGCACCAGCACATCCTCCAGCGACGGCCGGAACTGTCCGTGCCAAGTGACCCGTTCCTCGGTCCACAGCCGGATCAGCAACTCGACGTTCTCCCGCTTGCGTGCGGCCCTGCTGTCCGGCGCCTGGTCGAAAACCTCGTACGGTTCGGGAAAGAACGAGGCGCCGGCGATGAGCTCGAGCCGACCGTCGGAGAGCAGGTCGAGCAGCGCGTAGTCCTCGGCCAGCAGCACCGGGTCGCGGTTGGCCACCAGAGTGGTGCCGGTGGCCAGCCGGATCGTCGAGGTCTCCTGCGCGATGGCGGCCAGCACCAGCGCCGGGTTCGGGATGACGTCCCGGTCACGGAAGTGGTGCTCGCCCACGGTGTACCAGGAATAGCCGGCGTCCTCGGCCACCTTGGCGGCGCGGACCACGTCGGCCAGCCGCTGCTGCTGGGACAGCGTGGTGCCGGTGAGTGGATCGGGCAGCAGGCTGCCGAACGTGATGAGCCCTAGGTCCATGGTGATCCTTTCGTAACGGTAGTGCGTCCGAGGCCGGGAACGGCGGCCAGCAGTTCCTCGGTGTACGGGTGCCGGGGCCGGGTGAAAACCTCCTCGCAGGGCCCGGACTCGACCACCCGACCGCGGCGCATCACCATGACCCGGTCGCTGATCCGGCGGACTACCGCGAGGTCGTGCGAGATGAACAAGTACGACAGTCCTCGCTCCGCCTGCAGCGCGACGAGGAGGTCGAGGATCTGGGATTGCACGGTGACGTCGAGGGCGGACACCGGCTCGTCGCACACCAGCAGCTCGGGTTCCAATGCCAGCGCGCGGGCGATCGCGACACGCTGCCGCTGCCCGCCGGACAACTCGGTGGCCTTGCGGCCGCCGACGTCTGCCGGCAAGGCCACGTCATCGAGCAGTCGGGCCACCCGCCCGGCGCGATCGCCGATTCCGAAGTTGCGCAACGGTTCGGTAAGGATCTCCGCGACGGTGAACCGGGGGTTCAGCGAGGCATAGGGGTTCTGGTAGATCAGCTGCACGCGCCGGTGGACCTGCCGCAGGGCCGCGCCGCGGACGCCGGTGATGTCCTGCTCGCCGAGTCGCACCGTGCCGGTGGTCGGTCGCTCCAGACCCAACACCATCCGTGCTGTGGTCGTCTTGCCGGAGCCGGACTCACCGACCAGCCCCAGCGTCGTACCGCGCGGGATGTCGAAACTCACGTCGTCGACGGCTGTGCGCCGCTGCCGGCGCAGTGTTCCGGTGCCGCGGACGGGGAACGACTTGCCGAGGGCGACCACGCTCAGCAGCGCCTCGCCGGTCTGTGCCGGCGCCGGCCGCGCCCGCGCCCGCGCACCCAACGCCGGTGCGTCCGCGAGCAACTGCCGCGTATAGGCGTGCCGGGGCGAGCGCAGAATCTCGGACACCGGCCCAGCCTCGGCCACCGTACCCTGCCGCATCACCACGACCTGCTGAGCGCGGTCGGCGGCCATCGACAGGTCGTGCGTCACCAACAGGATCGCGGTGCCCGTGCGTGCCACGAGTTCCTCGAGATGGTCGAGGATCTGCCGTTGCACCGTGACATCCAGGGCAGAGGTCGGCTCATCGGCGACGAGCAACCGTGGTCGGGCGGCCATGGCCATGGCGATCAGCACCCGCTGCCGCATCCCGCCGGACAGTTCGTGGGGGTACTGCCGGGCTCGTGCGGCGGCCTCGGGTAGGCCTGCCTCGGTGAGCAGTTCGACCGCGCGCGCCCGGGCCGGCGCGCCGCGGGCCAGGCCGTGCACGCGCAGCACCTCGGCGACCTGCTGTCCGGCCGGTTTCACCGGGTCGAGTGCGACGGCCGGGTCCTGTGGGATGAGCCCGATCTGCCTGCCGCGTACCGCTCGCCAGTCCTTTTCGGACAGGCTGGTCAGGTCGCGGTCGGCGAACGCGATCTGCCCGGCTTCGATACGTCCGGTGCCCGGCAGCAGGCCGAGGATCGCGTGGGCAGTGGTGCTCTTGCCGGACCCGGACTCGCCGACCACCGCGGTGATCTGCCCGGCCGGTACCGCCAGGTCCACACCGTCGACCGCGAGGTGCCGTCCCGCTTCGGTCCGGTAACTCACCCGGAGTCCCTCGACGCGCAGTACGGTCTCGGTCTCGGTCGCCACTGTCGTCACGACAGGCTCCGTTCTCGTTCCAGGACCCGGGACAAGCGGTTCGCGGCGAGCACGACAGCCGTGACGGTGAGTCCGGGCAAGGTGGTCAGCCACCACGCGATGGCCAGATAGTTCCGGCCGTCGGCGACCAGCGAGCCCCACTCCGGCGCGGGTGGCGGCTGGCCGTAACCGAGAAAGCTCAGTGACGATACGGCCAGCACGACCAGGCCGAAATCGAGTGCGGCCAGCGCCAGCACCGGCCCGATGGCCGCAGGCAGGATATAGCGGGGCAGCAGGCGCCACCATCGCGATCCGGTCAGGACGGCGGCCTCGACGTACGCGGCGGTGCGGACGCGCAGCACCTCGCCGCGCATGAGCCGGGCGAACCCGGCGATACTGGTGATACCCACGGCGATACCGACATTGAGTGTGCCGAACCCGAGCGCGCTGATCACCACCAGGGAGAGCAGCACCGGCGGGATCGACAGCGCCACCTCGACGATCCGCATGACCGTCGCGTCGAACCAGCCGCCGAAGAATCCGGCCACCAGCCCGATTGCCGCGCCGGCCAGGAACGCGATGACGATCGCCGCGACCGCTGCGCGCAGCGACAGCTCCGTGCCGTGTACGACGCGGGCGTACACGTCCCGCCCCAGCTGGTCGGTGCCGAACGGATGCGCCCAGCCGGGTGCCCGGAACCGGTCGGCGGAGGTGCCCTCGGTGGGGCTCCGATCGGTGAACAGCCCGGGCGACACCGCCCAGCCGAGGACGACTGTCAGCACCAGGACGGACAGGACCAGCCCGGGCCGGGTGACCGCGAAACGTAGTGATCTCATGCCGCCACCGGTAGTCTTCCCGTCGAGCGGATACGCGGGTCCAGGACCGGGTACAGCAGGTCGATCGCCAGGTTCACCAGCACAAACGCGGCAGAGGCGAGCACCACGACACCCTGCACCACCGGGAGGTCCTGGGTGGACACCGCGAAGTAGATATCGCGGCCCATGCCGGGCCGGGAGAAGACCGTCTCCACGACCACGGCGCCACCGAGAAGGTTGCCGACCAGCAGCCCTGTCACCGTGACGGTCGGAATGGCTGCGTTGCGCAGTCCGTGCCCGAGCAGCACCCGCAGCCGGCTCGCTCCCGTGGCGCGGATCGTCTCCACATAGGGCTCTTGCAGCGTGGTGTGCAGGCTCTTGCCGAGTACTTGCCCCACCAGCGCGCCGCCGGGAATCGCCAGCGTGCAGGCAGGCAGCACCAGCCCGGTGAACCCGGTGCCGGCCAATGACGGGAACAGGTGCCACCGCAACGAGAAGAGCTGGATCAGCACGAACCCGACCCAAAACGAGGGCAGTGAGATCCCGAATGCCGGCACCGACCGCGCCACCTGGCGGCCGAACGACGACCCGGCCAGCACGCCCAGCACGCCCAGCGTGGTCCCGGCGAGCAGCGCTAAGGTGAGCGCCGTCGCGCCGAGCTGCAGTGTCGCCGGCAGCGATGCCGCGATCATCTCCGAGACCGGCTGCCCGGTCTGGATGGACCGGCCGAAGTCGCCGTGGACGGCGCCGCCCAGCGCGGAAACGTACTGCTCCCACACCGGGCGGTCGAATCCCAACTCCGTTCTGGCCGCGGCGATCTCCGCGGGCGTAGCGGTCTCGCCGCCGCCCCGGCCGTTCAACATGAGCGCCACCGGATCACCGGGCAGCAGGCTCAGCGCGACGAAGGTGATCGTGAACGCCGCCCAGATCACGAACACCGCCTGGGCAGCGCGGCCCGCGAGGTAGCGGATCACGGACGGCTCTCTCCCAGGTGTGCGTCGTGCAGGTCGAGCCGCGTCGAGGCGTCGGTCTCCAGATCGCCGACCTGCTGGGCCACCCCGTGTACCTGGGCGTTCTCGTACAGCGGGACGGTGTCCGCGTGGGCGAGGATCCAGCTCACGGCCTTGGTGACGGCCTCCTGCCGCGTCGCGTCGTCGACCGCGGCCGCCTGCTGCTCCAAGTAGGTATCGAGCTCGGTCGGCGGCAGGTGCCAGAGGTTCTGCCCCTTGCTGTAGAAGAGGTTGCGCAGCACGTCCGGATCGGCGCGCGTCACCGCGACGGCGGTGATGTCGAAGTTGCCCGCCGCCTGCTGTTCGGTGTACTTGGCCGGTGGGGCCACGTTCAATTGCACGTCCACGCCGATGCGGCGCAACCGCTGCTGCACGTATTCGTTGTGGGCCGGCATCGGGGCTGGGATGAGCCAGTTCAGCGTGAGTCTTCGGCCGTCCTTGACCCGGATGCCGTCGGGTCCGGGCACCCACGCTGCCTCGTCCAGCAGTCGCCCGGCCTCGACGGGGTCGTAGCGGAGGTTGTCGGTCGGCGTGTAGAACGGCGTCGTCGAGGACAGCACGCTCGTCGCGGGTTCGGCGCGTGTGCCGACCACCGAGTCCACCAGGTCTCGACGGTCGATGGCCAGCGAGAGGGCCTGCCGCACACGCTGGTCGGACAGAATTCCGGCGTGGTTGAGCGACAACGGTGGCGCCACGCCGGGCGCGGACGTCACGAGTAGTCGGAACCCGTTGCCGTCGAACAGGTTCTGGTCGGTTGCCTGGATGTTCTCGGCGATCTGCACCTGGCCCGAACTGAGTGCACCGGTGCGGGCTCCGGCCTCGGGCACGAACACGAATCGGACTTCGTCGATATGGGCCGCGCCCTTGTTCGTGGCGATCGAGGACGGCCAGGTGTAATCGGACCGCTTCCGCAGCACGACCTCCTGATTGGCCGTGTAGTGGTCCAGCACATACGGACCCGAGCCGACGAACTGTCCCCGGCAGCGCTGCTCCAGCGGGGTGGCAGCGGTGGCTGCCGACAGGATGCCGAGACCGGCGCCGGAGGTCGCCTGCAGGAACTGGGCGTTGGCCATGGCGAAGGACACGGTGAACGTGCGCGGGTCGACCACGGTCGTGCCGGTGTATCCGCGGATGTAGGCCGGGGCGCCGTTGGCGGGCAATCTGCTCAGGCTGTCGAAAGTGGACTTCACAGCGGTGGAGTCGACCGTGGTGCCGTCACTGAAGGTGACGCCGGGGCGCAGGACGAAGGTGAACGAGCGGGCGTCCGGTGAGATCGTCCAGGACTCCGCCAGCCACGGCACGATCCGGCCGGTCTCCGGGTCCTGATCTGTGAGGGTGTCCACGATCGAGCGGGAGATGTCCATCGCCGCGAGCTGGCCGGTCTGCTGTGGGTCCAGACAGGTGGGATCGGCGGGAAGTGCGATCCGTAGCGGGCCGCCGGCGCCGGACGTGGTGGTCGGACCGGGCGCGCACGCGGCGGCTACGGCCATCAGCGCGGTGGCGAGCAGGATCCGTCTCGGCAACCTGACTCTGGCTGGGGACATCGGGAAAGCCTTCCGTCGGCGGGAAGCAAACGAGGAGTGAGGGAGCGGCCCGGCGGGCATCGCTGCAGACCCTCCGAGAGGTACAGTACAACGTGTATGGCAATGTGTAAAACGATCACTGTACTTCTCGCGGAATGGGAGCTGTAATGGCTGGACAGGCGACAACGGAAGATCGGCCGCGCGGCTCGACCGAAAAACGCGAGGCAATCCTGCGGGCCGCGCGGCGGGTCTTCGGCCGGGTGGGTTACCTGGGTGCGAGCATCGACGCGATTGCCGCGGAGGCAGGAGTTTCCACGCGCACTATCTACAACCACTTCGACAACAAGGAGCAGCTGTTCTCGACGGTGTTGATGGAGAGCTCCACTCAGGTCGCTTCTGCGCGTGAGGCGCTCATCGACCGATGGCTCACCGACGTCACCGATCTGGAGGAGGCGCTGATCGGTCTGGCCACGGAGTGGCTTCGGCCGGCGCCGGAGTTCACCGACCACTTCAACATGGTTCGGCAACTCAAGGTCGAGTCCGAGCAGTTCCCCCGGGAGTTGCGCGATGCGTGGCGGGAGGCCGGGCCGTTGCGGGCACGCCGGGCCCTGGCCGCGAGGATGGCGGAACTGGCCGGGCGATGTCGGCTGCGAACCGACGACCCGGAGACGACGGCTCAGCACTTCATGGCGCTGATCACCGATACGGCCACCAATAAGGCCGAGTTCAGTGCGGCGGCAATGGAATCGGAGATCGACAAGATCGCGCGGACCGGGGTGCGCACGTTCCTCTACGGTTTCCTGCCGCGGCCCGACTGAATGATGCAGAGCCGGACCGGCTCCATCTCTCGGTGAAGCTTGTGCCGGTTGACCATTGACACCCGGTTCCCTTAATGTGCTTCGTATTGCGAATAGTTCGTACTACGAAGGGTATTCGATCATGGCTCTCCTCGCGGCCCGGGTAGGTGTGGTGTGAATACGGCGGAGCAGCGTTCGGACACTTCCGGGACCAAGGCCCTCATCGCGCTGGTCGTGGCGGTTTTCGGGTATGCGCTCATGCAGACCGTGGTCGTTCCGGCGTTGAAGCTGCTCGAGACCCGGTTGCACGCGACCCCGACGACGTCGGCCTGGATCCTCACAGCGTTCCTGCTGTCCAGTGCAGTGGCGACGCCGCTGCTCGGGCGGCTCGGCGACCAGTTCGGCAGGCGCAAGGTCACGCTCGCGGTGCTCGCCGTCTACGCGATCGGAATGGCCGGTGCCGCGGCTGCGCAGAACATCGGCCAGCTCATCGCCGCACGCGCTGTCCAAGGGTGCGCACTGGCGTTGGTGCCGTTGGCGATGGGAATCCTGCGGGAGGCGCTGCCGGTGCGGCGGTTGCCCTTCGCCATGGGCCTGGTGTCGGGCGTGGTGGGGGCCGGCGGCGGCGCGGGTCTGATCGTCGGAGGTCTGCTGGCCGACCACTTCTCGTGGCGGTACCTGTTCGTCCTCGGTGCGGTGCTCGCGCTGGTGAGTCTGCTGCTCGCGGCGTTGTGGGTGCCCGCCGACCAGCACACGGCGCGAGGCGGGCTCGACTGGCCGGGGGCCGTGCTGCTCGCAGGCAGCCTGGTCGCGATCCTGCTGGGTCTGGCAAAGGGGCCGTCGTGGGGATGGTCCTCGGCTTCGGTGCTCGGCCTTTTCGCGGTCGGGGTGATTCTGGGTGTCGCCCTGATCGCCGTGGAACGGCCCAGGAGCGACGCCCTTCTCGATATCGGTGAGCTCAGCGACCGGCCGATGCTGTTGACACACGCCGCCGCTTTTCTCTTCGGGGCCGGTTCGTACTTCTTCTATCTGGCCCTGCCGCTGTACGCGCAACTCGAACCGGATGCCACAGGTGTCGGCTTCGGGTCCACGATCACCGTGGCCGGCCTGCTCATGTTGCCCGGAATGCTCGCGGTGGTGCCGACGAGCATGGCGGTCGGCCGAATCGCCACGATGTTGGGGCCGCGCTGGCCGCTGGCCGGCGGCTGGGCGTTGTTCGTGTCGGGTTCGCTGCTGTTCGTCCTCGTTCACGAC
This genomic window contains:
- a CDS encoding ABC transporter substrate-binding protein, whose amino-acid sequence is MTVRIGYFPNNNSLFVLRHNGLLERHLSDVEWVDLRELPAPPRADPRTGLPTLHSDWLFEEGGYDFIGTGFTPPITGLGQRRDLVYVGISGPRVENGRLVSLADSGIRTVADLRGKRVGIAHGSWQTTLALLALDRVGQRWSDIVPVDIDVNDGGAALVRGDIDAWVGAYPGLAEVEATAQVHTLVDTDGLFSHPSLWFVRRDFAENHRPELEAIVTALQESDAWIVADPRAAARFFVADAERRGGTADLDRWEAALRGRPFGIGSVTEEFLEEQQRSADLLHTNGLLPRTVDVRAAVLPWIGEVVDARSSV
- a CDS encoding TIGR03618 family F420-dependent PPOX class oxidoreductase, with translation MLDDDVRELAAARSLGIFTTLMPGGTPQTSVVWPHADDHHVLIGTNTSRQKYRNVVVDPRVNILLLDQANRRRYIEVRGRVVGIEEGAAALALARTTFTKWTGKPEIRAAEGERVLLRVEPDHIHRKE
- a CDS encoding LLM class flavin-dependent oxidoreductase, encoding MSKIWGKRLGFGAGGVVRDVSVNQLRDLAQSADELGFDLFTLSDHLHSERPTDEPWTVLSWLAGQTQSIELGTNVLGLPYRDPPVLAKMAETLDRVSDGRFVLGLGAGGYDHEFHAFGLSVRRPGAKITAQREAIAILRGLWSRSPFSFQGTEFSVEEARIDPLPERPIPIWLGSYGPRALELTGQIADGWLPSFGRIDLAQAETMREVVRNAAEAAGRDPDSITCACNIVTHVDPGQVSRPGLITGGVATVVEQLVAVVEAGFTFLLLGPATVEQQELLAREVIPAVRAEVAERGLLPADRQRSG
- a CDS encoding sulfurtransferase, which gives rise to MGLTIPPVVDLEWVREHRDGLVFADVRWYLDGRSGYDAYRAGHLPGAIWVDVDTDLSAPSTFEGGRHPLLAPAEFAAALGELGIAETDTVIAYDDNCGAYAARLVWLLRRLGQDAALLDGGLAGWPHPLETDPVTRTPVHRRVVPWPDVFRTADEVAVAAATGKAVVLDARAPQRYSGESVLPTDRASGHIPGAVNAPWAENLDESGRFAPDLRARYAARGVTGGLDVIVYCGSGVTACHDLLALELFGVTSAALYPGSWSAWSADPSRPIATGEGT
- a CDS encoding LLM class flavin-dependent oxidoreductase, which codes for MSTDFYWRIGMEGDHASLRTPRRYNRGHAGGHGPGNIAPAIRGGRLDGYSYIDHMAAVVKASESAGFVGGLLPSFPVTEDPWATASALARESDTYRFMVAFQPGFLHPLQAARMSASLQRATGGRLVYNIISGGGGAPQLWWGDKVAHDDRYARTSEFLDVLRGVWDGRPFDYDGRFFKAEGAALPPLLTGQPFPEVYFSGSSGAAVDAAGRHSDYYLSWLEPFDDLRAKFDGVRARSEKSGRTPKFAVRIDIVARHTEEAAWAELEKGWASVDRAAADRAAQGDSVGAARIKGWVPEHITGYRDLEVQPNVWCGFSLIRGGPAFGLVGSYEQIAERLDQLIDLGVDAFILAGNPHLEEAYRVGEEVLPLLRRTTPTRVRTRSTR
- a CDS encoding LLM class flavin-dependent oxidoreductase — encoded protein: MDLGLITFGSLLPDPLTGTTLSQQQRLADVVRAAKVAEDAGYSWYTVGEHHFRDRDVIPNPALVLAAIAQETSTIRLATGTTLVANRDPVLLAEDYALLDLLSDGRLELIAGASFFPEPYEVFDQAPDSRAARKRENVELLIRLWTEERVTWHGQFRPSLEDVLVQPRLLQNAPPLWISGGANLESVALAVEHGLPMVFGTTAREPASFVPAFESYRTQWGERHASPSPRLGAASHVFAAPTSQEARSQWADYIESYLSARHTGPLDFDDYIGENGPALCGSPAEIVDKLGRLQELWGHDLHLLAIDIGGIPWAAVQAASELIASEVLPHVRESRVVTDARR
- a CDS encoding class II aldolase/adducin family protein, which codes for MTSTEARVTPTVEAFVDDARRAADTAFRVFRETGTVSANGTVNFVERVPGEELAVALNEPGPWAQDRSAKPILATFDGEVLAGDGPAGFVTGYAKVFRKHPEITSIVHVHTPWLGGWAQTHRTLRIKYAASQRLTLSRDIPAHIDRSRAPGDFILDRLVDDPDLVAIFEANGGVNVIGRSGLLDLAKFVVLLEEGAQYQALGELVGGSVDFDPTNLVAQWGRSGLLDEARRRGLV